The Roseibium sp. Sym1 nucleotide sequence CGAGTATGACGACTCGTCCTGGTGCGTGCCGCGCAAGCTGAAGAAGGTGCTCAACCGGGTTGCCAGCCGCTATGGCAAGGTCACGGTGCACTCCACCAAGCGCTGGTGGCTCGAAAACTGGTGGAAGGGCGGCGCCAAAAACAGCTATCACCTGAATTGCAGGGCAGTGGATTTCTCCGTGCGCGGCGATCCCTCCTCCGTCCTCGCTTTCCTGAAGTCGCAAAAAGCGGTTGGTGGCTACAAGCACTACGCCTCCGGCCACTATCACATCGACACCGGACCACGCCGGACCTGGTGACCGACCAACCGCCTATTTCAATTCGCCGAGTTCCAGTGCCATCTCCCAGGCGACCGCATCGAAACCGATGAAGTTTTTCACTTCGCCCTCGACGATCGGCCGCCTGATCACCGACGGATGTTCGATCATCACGTCGAGCGCGCTCTTGGCGTCGACCACGCTGTCCTGGGTGGCTTCGTCGAGCCGGCGCCACGTCGTGCCGCGCTTGTTCAAGACCGCGTCCCAGCCGAATTCACCGACGAAACGGGCCAGCCGGTCGGCGTCGACCCCATCCTTCTTGTAATCGTGAAATTCATAGGCAACGCCCGCTTCCTCGAGAAACTTGCGCGCTTTCTTGACCGTGTCGCAATTCTTGATGCCGTAGACTTTCATGAGTTCTTTCCGGTTGATTTTCCTGACCCGCACTGTGCCGACCGGCGCCGCGGTTTCAAGTCCGGTTGTCTCAAAAATCCGTGCTGGGGAAAACCGCTTTCCTTCCTGCGCGCGCATGCCCGCTGATGCCGGCTCCGTGCCCGCCGTCACTGGCCCTGCCGCCTGGGACACTCCAAGATGTAAAAACGCACGCCTTGACCTGATCCCCG carries:
- a CDS encoding YcbK family protein, whose protein sequence is MRQRLIAWILFSGLTISLAGCGTVAGVSGMGWMTASHNSIEYDDSSWCVPRKLKKVLNRVASRYGKVTVHSTKRWWLENWWKGGAKNSYHLNCRAVDFSVRGDPSSVLAFLKSQKAVGGYKHYASGHYHIDTGPRRTW
- a CDS encoding ArsC family reductase: MKVYGIKNCDTVKKARKFLEEAGVAYEFHDYKKDGVDADRLARFVGEFGWDAVLNKRGTTWRRLDEATQDSVVDAKSALDVMIEHPSVIRRPIVEGEVKNFIGFDAVAWEMALELGELK